In Actinoplanes derwentensis, the following proteins share a genomic window:
- a CDS encoding cellulose binding domain-containing protein, protein MSFSKPSIGSAPIPCFSRRVPVHTSWKAIASTVLLAAATAVVPSSPATAVTTSRVDVDVRAGLATVGDVAVGVNHAIWDSQLGTPAVADLLGDAGVTMLRYPGGSYADIYHWRDHTAPGGYVAPNTDFDTFMAGARRTGAEPMIIANYGTGTAQEAADWVRYANITKDYDVEHWTIGNENYGNGHYGSAWEADDHADKSPREYATTLIAYADAMKAVDPDIKIGAVLTMPGNWPDNIVGAGDQGSWNQEVLTRAGSVIDFVDVHWYPGGATPAETLTKPAQITDAVHLLRGQLRDFAGDTTGRIGISMTETNVEVGRNTQPGALFLADVYSGLLAQGVFTVHWWNTHNGLGTVSEVAGHTDYGDYGLLSSGNCNADSTVCQPPLNTPFAPYHALSLVGDLARPGARFIAAGSDNDKITAHAVRRANGDVALLLINKDPDAAQSVSLNYHGFTPAAGTPTVSTYTNGAETIVTGATGSATTQTLAPYSISLLTLHPNQVTTTPPAPRKPTATVTDRGATISWPAGAAGLKYEVYRQNGGAAELLGETTATTLTVGNLQPGHRYTVNVVARDTAGRLSAPSPPLTFTTATPAAAGCTVKFRDVNDWGNGYVGQVDITNNTTAAVGNWTLTFDWPTGWQTLSSGWNATWTQTARTVRVVGDGSLAAGATTSTGFVGNYSGPNVLPTVFTLNGTVCTSA, encoded by the coding sequence ATGTCTTTCTCGAAGCCGAGCATTGGGAGCGCTCCCATCCCCTGCTTCTCGCGGAGAGTGCCTGTGCACACCTCATGGAAAGCGATCGCGAGCACCGTCCTGCTCGCGGCCGCCACCGCCGTCGTCCCCTCCTCCCCCGCCACCGCCGTCACCACCTCCCGGGTGGACGTCGACGTCCGGGCCGGTCTCGCCACCGTCGGTGACGTCGCCGTCGGCGTCAACCACGCCATCTGGGACTCCCAGCTCGGCACCCCCGCCGTCGCCGACCTGCTCGGTGACGCCGGAGTGACCATGCTGCGCTATCCGGGCGGCTCGTACGCCGACATCTACCACTGGCGCGACCACACCGCACCCGGCGGTTACGTGGCCCCGAACACCGACTTCGACACGTTCATGGCCGGAGCCCGGCGAACCGGCGCCGAGCCGATGATCATCGCGAACTACGGCACCGGCACCGCCCAAGAGGCCGCCGACTGGGTGCGCTACGCCAACATCACCAAGGACTACGACGTCGAGCACTGGACCATCGGGAACGAGAACTACGGCAACGGTCACTACGGTTCCGCCTGGGAAGCCGACGACCACGCCGACAAGAGCCCCCGGGAGTACGCGACCACGCTCATCGCGTACGCCGATGCCATGAAAGCCGTTGATCCGGACATCAAGATCGGTGCCGTCCTGACGATGCCCGGCAACTGGCCGGACAACATCGTCGGCGCCGGTGACCAGGGCAGCTGGAACCAGGAGGTGCTCACCCGCGCCGGTTCGGTGATCGACTTCGTGGACGTGCACTGGTACCCCGGCGGCGCCACCCCGGCCGAAACGCTCACCAAACCGGCCCAGATCACCGACGCGGTGCACCTGCTGCGGGGACAGCTTCGTGATTTCGCCGGTGACACCACCGGCCGGATCGGCATCAGCATGACCGAGACCAACGTCGAGGTCGGCCGCAACACCCAGCCCGGCGCGCTGTTCCTCGCCGACGTCTACAGCGGCCTGCTCGCCCAGGGTGTCTTCACCGTCCACTGGTGGAACACGCACAACGGACTCGGCACCGTCTCCGAGGTCGCCGGGCACACCGACTACGGCGACTACGGGCTGCTGTCCAGCGGCAACTGCAACGCCGACAGCACGGTCTGCCAGCCGCCGCTGAACACGCCGTTCGCGCCCTACCACGCGTTGTCCCTGGTCGGCGACCTGGCTCGGCCCGGCGCTCGTTTCATCGCCGCGGGCAGCGACAACGACAAGATCACCGCCCATGCCGTACGCCGGGCCAACGGTGATGTGGCCCTCCTGCTGATCAACAAGGACCCGGATGCCGCCCAGTCGGTGTCGCTGAACTACCACGGGTTCACGCCCGCCGCGGGCACACCGACCGTGTCCACGTACACCAACGGCGCCGAGACCATCGTGACCGGCGCGACCGGCAGTGCGACGACGCAGACGCTGGCCCCGTACTCCATCAGTCTGTTGACCTTGCACCCGAACCAGGTGACCACCACGCCGCCCGCACCCCGCAAACCGACCGCGACCGTCACCGACCGCGGAGCGACCATCTCATGGCCGGCCGGTGCGGCCGGTCTGAAGTACGAGGTGTACCGCCAGAACGGCGGCGCCGCGGAACTGCTCGGCGAGACCACCGCCACCACCCTGACCGTCGGCAACCTGCAGCCCGGCCACCGCTACACGGTCAACGTGGTCGCCCGCGACACCGCCGGCCGCCTCTCCGCCCCGTCGCCGCCGCTGACGTTCACCACCGCCACCCCGGCCGCCGCCGGTTGCACGGTGAAGTTCCGGGACGTCAACGACTGGGGCAACGGCTACGTCGGCCAGGTGGACATCACCAACAACACGACGGCAGCCGTCGGCAACTGGACCCTGACATTCGACTGGCCGACCGGCTGGCAGACCCTGAGCAGCGGCTGGAACGCCACCTGGACCCAGACCGCCCGCACCGTCCGGGTGGTCGGCGACGGCTCCCTGGCCGCGGGAGCGACCACGAGCACCGGTTTCGTCGGCAACTACAGCGGCCCCAACGTCCTGCCCACCGTCTTCACCCTCAACGGAACCGTCTGCACCAGCGCGTAG
- a CDS encoding NUDIX hydrolase — MPLNLRPSARAIILDEADRILLCRFVVPHPAVPDGAPAVWAAPGGGVEAGEDVLAALHRELREETGLVTGIDPPHVWRQVIVGAGHARGFDGLVNDYFLVRATHFEPHGEFTDNHLRTAENLAAFHWWRLAEIADYPGPDLFSPRDLVTPLTDLLTSGTPATPVTLGL, encoded by the coding sequence TTGCCGTTGAACCTTCGGCCGTCCGCCCGCGCGATCATCCTCGACGAGGCCGATCGGATCCTGTTGTGCCGATTCGTCGTCCCGCACCCGGCGGTCCCCGACGGGGCACCGGCCGTCTGGGCCGCTCCGGGAGGCGGCGTGGAAGCCGGCGAGGACGTGCTGGCCGCACTGCACCGTGAACTGCGCGAGGAGACCGGCTTGGTCACCGGCATCGACCCGCCACACGTCTGGCGTCAGGTGATCGTCGGCGCCGGTCACGCACGCGGCTTCGACGGCCTGGTCAACGACTACTTCCTCGTCCGCGCCACCCATTTCGAACCACACGGCGAGTTCACCGACAACCACCTGCGCACCGCTGAGAACCTCGCCGCTTTTCACTGGTGGCGGCTCGCCGAAATCGCCGACTACCCCGGCCCCGACCTGTTCTCACCCCGCGACCTCGTCACCCCACTGACCGACCTACTCACGTCCGGCACACCCGCGACCCCGGTCACACTCGGCTTGTGA
- a CDS encoding GNAT family N-acetyltransferase produces the protein MSIHLTTSRLTLRRLTADDLGNLVELNSDPEVMRYFTGGEPMPSEQVRDVVLPTMLAYYERGDDFGFWAATDSTTSAFLGWFHFRPGAISREGIELGYRFSRRTWGKGYATEGSRALIAKGFTEAGVQRVFAETMAANTASRRVMEKAGLRHVATGEQGKVRYALTRAEWQATVAPG, from the coding sequence ATGTCGATCCACCTCACCACCAGCCGCCTGACGCTGCGTCGCCTCACTGCGGACGACCTGGGCAACCTGGTCGAGTTGAACAGTGATCCCGAGGTCATGCGGTACTTCACCGGTGGTGAGCCGATGCCGTCCGAGCAGGTACGCGACGTGGTGTTGCCGACCATGCTCGCGTACTACGAACGGGGCGACGACTTCGGCTTCTGGGCGGCGACCGACTCGACGACCTCAGCCTTTCTTGGATGGTTTCACTTCCGGCCCGGAGCGATCAGCCGGGAGGGGATCGAGCTGGGATATCGCTTTTCCCGCCGAACGTGGGGAAAGGGCTACGCGACCGAAGGGTCTCGGGCGCTCATCGCGAAGGGATTCACCGAGGCGGGCGTGCAGCGCGTGTTCGCTGAGACGATGGCGGCCAACACGGCTTCGCGACGGGTGATGGAGAAGGCCGGGCTCCGCCATGTGGCCACCGGTGAACAGGGCAAGGTCCGGTACGCACTGACGCGTGCTGAGTGGCAGGCGACCGTGGCGCCCGGCTGA
- a CDS encoding SRPBCC domain-containing protein, whose amino-acid sequence MARTDIASRVIGAPLDRVYAALVDPSALAVWLPPAGMSGRFERFDARPGGSYRLVLTYADASAAPGKTTADTDVVEARFVDIVTGSRVVQAVDFVSDDPAQAGTMTMTWEVTAVEHGTRVEFRADDVPAGISAADHATGMNSSLAQLAEHLETAGLR is encoded by the coding sequence ATGGCTCGGACAGACATCGCTTCCCGGGTGATCGGGGCTCCGCTCGACCGCGTCTACGCGGCGCTCGTCGACCCTTCGGCGCTGGCGGTCTGGTTGCCGCCGGCCGGGATGAGCGGACGGTTCGAGCGGTTCGACGCGCGGCCGGGTGGGTCCTACCGGCTGGTGCTGACCTACGCCGACGCCTCGGCCGCGCCGGGTAAGACCACCGCGGACACCGACGTCGTCGAGGCCCGGTTCGTCGACATCGTCACCGGCTCACGGGTCGTGCAGGCCGTCGACTTCGTCTCCGACGACCCGGCCCAGGCCGGCACCATGACGATGACCTGGGAGGTCACGGCGGTGGAACACGGCACCCGGGTGGAGTTCCGGGCCGACGACGTTCCGGCCGGTATCTCCGCAGCCGACCACGCCACCGGCATGAACTCCTCCCTGGCCCAACTCGCCGAGCACCTCGAAACGGCCGGCTTGCGCTAG
- a CDS encoding sporulation protein, which translates to MVFKKMLGAFGVGGPSVDTVLSQPGAQPGASVTGQVNLVGGSSDAAIEHITLGLVTRMEVEHGGGDQQAVGEFHRLTVSGPMRLGSGQHLSLPFQLILPWETPITAVYGQPLRGMVMGVRTEVSIARALDKGDLDPIQIHPLPVQQKILDAFAQIGFVFKSADLEYGQIAGVHQALPFYQEIEFFPAQQYAHVINEVELTFVTSPRQVDVILEFDKRGGLFSGGHDNFGRYTVSHNDAETTDWTSVVDGWVRQAVEHRQSAPQAPGHGLGYGQPAYSHHGHYQQSHGHGHGHGGGSGMGGVAMGVVGGLAAGYVAGEIMDEVFEDDEGED; encoded by the coding sequence GTGGTTTTCAAGAAGATGCTGGGTGCCTTCGGGGTGGGTGGCCCGAGTGTCGACACGGTGCTGTCCCAACCCGGCGCGCAACCGGGCGCATCGGTCACCGGGCAGGTCAACCTCGTCGGCGGCAGCAGCGACGCCGCCATCGAGCACATCACCCTCGGCCTGGTCACCCGGATGGAGGTCGAGCACGGCGGCGGCGACCAGCAGGCGGTCGGCGAGTTCCACCGGCTGACCGTGAGCGGGCCGATGCGACTGGGCTCCGGGCAGCACCTGTCGCTGCCGTTCCAGCTGATCCTGCCGTGGGAGACGCCGATCACCGCGGTGTACGGGCAGCCCCTGCGCGGCATGGTGATGGGCGTGCGCACCGAGGTGTCGATCGCCCGCGCGCTGGACAAGGGCGACCTCGACCCGATCCAGATCCACCCGCTGCCCGTGCAGCAGAAGATCCTGGACGCGTTCGCCCAGATCGGTTTCGTCTTCAAGTCAGCCGACCTGGAGTACGGGCAGATCGCCGGCGTCCACCAGGCCCTGCCGTTCTACCAGGAGATCGAGTTCTTCCCGGCCCAGCAGTACGCGCACGTGATCAACGAGGTCGAGCTGACCTTCGTGACCAGCCCGCGGCAGGTCGACGTGATCCTGGAGTTCGACAAGCGCGGCGGCCTGTTCAGCGGCGGCCACGACAACTTCGGCCGTTACACGGTGTCCCACAACGACGCCGAGACCACCGACTGGACATCGGTCGTCGACGGCTGGGTCCGGCAGGCGGTCGAGCACCGGCAGAGCGCCCCGCAGGCCCCTGGTCACGGCCTGGGTTACGGGCAGCCCGCCTACAGCCACCACGGTCACTACCAGCAGAGCCACGGCCACGGTCACGGGCACGGCGGCGGTTCGGGCATGGGCGGCGTCGCGATGGGCGTGGTCGGCGGTCTGGCCGCCGGTTACGTGGCCGGCGAGATCATGGACGAGGTCTTCGAAGACGACGAGGGCGAGGACTGA
- a CDS encoding hemolysin family protein yields MSAVGGYGWQVVLVVVLVLLNAAFSGSEMALISLRESQLQRLERQSRTGRTLAKLARDPNRFLATIQIGITLAGFLASAAAAVALAAPLVEPLGFLGSAAEPVSIFLITLVLTFFTLVVGELAPKRIAMQRAEGWAMLVARPLDVLATMSRPVIWLLGKSTDGVVRLAGGDPNAGREEVSTEEIRDMVANQQDFTAEQREIISGAFEIADRILREILVPRRDVLVLPAGLPAAEGLARLVKGGHSRAPVTGPMGLDDVLGVVHLRDLVTAGGVVRDHMFTPLFLPETLKVSDALRQLRVQRQQFAMVVDERGAIDGIVTMEDLVEEVVGEIYDETDRDVQSVVREEDGAMLLPGTFPIHDLPDIGVEIEAEELDAGDYTTVAGLVLAHLGHIPTTTGESVRVDGHTAEVVEITGRAITRVRVRVASSKGD; encoded by the coding sequence ATGTCCGCCGTGGGCGGATATGGCTGGCAAGTTGTCCTGGTAGTGGTGCTGGTGCTGCTCAACGCGGCGTTCTCGGGCAGTGAGATGGCGCTCATCTCACTGCGGGAGAGCCAGTTGCAGCGTCTGGAGCGGCAATCCCGCACCGGTAGGACCCTGGCCAAGTTGGCGCGGGACCCGAACCGGTTCCTGGCCACCATTCAGATCGGTATCACCCTGGCGGGATTCCTCGCCTCGGCCGCCGCAGCGGTCGCTCTCGCGGCACCGCTGGTCGAGCCGCTCGGCTTCCTCGGCAGCGCCGCCGAACCGGTGTCGATCTTCCTGATCACGCTGGTCCTGACGTTCTTCACACTCGTCGTCGGCGAACTGGCCCCGAAACGGATCGCCATGCAGCGCGCCGAGGGCTGGGCGATGCTGGTGGCCCGTCCACTGGACGTGCTGGCCACCATGTCCCGGCCGGTGATCTGGCTGCTGGGCAAGTCCACCGACGGGGTGGTCCGGCTGGCCGGCGGCGACCCGAACGCGGGCCGGGAGGAGGTCTCCACCGAGGAGATCCGCGACATGGTCGCCAACCAGCAGGACTTCACCGCCGAGCAACGGGAGATCATCTCTGGCGCCTTCGAGATCGCCGACCGGATCCTGCGCGAGATCCTGGTACCCCGCCGTGACGTGCTCGTTCTCCCCGCCGGCCTCCCCGCTGCGGAAGGTCTGGCCCGGCTGGTCAAGGGCGGTCACTCGCGGGCTCCGGTGACCGGCCCGATGGGACTGGACGACGTGTTGGGCGTGGTGCACCTGCGGGACCTGGTGACCGCCGGTGGCGTGGTCCGCGACCACATGTTCACGCCGCTGTTCCTGCCGGAGACGCTCAAGGTGTCCGACGCGCTGCGGCAACTGCGGGTGCAGCGCCAGCAGTTCGCGATGGTCGTCGACGAGCGCGGTGCCATCGACGGCATCGTGACGATGGAGGACCTGGTCGAGGAGGTGGTCGGCGAGATCTACGACGAGACCGACCGGGACGTGCAGTCGGTGGTCCGCGAGGAGGACGGCGCGATGCTGCTGCCCGGCACCTTCCCGATCCACGACCTGCCGGACATCGGCGTCGAGATCGAAGCCGAGGAACTGGACGCGGGCGACTACACCACGGTCGCCGGCCTGGTCCTGGCCCACCTCGGCCACATCCCCACCACCACCGGCGAGAGCGTCCGCGTCGACGGGCACACCGCCGAGGTCGTCGAGATCACCGGCCGGGCCATCACCCGCGTCCGGGTGCGCGTGGCTTCGTCAAAGGGCGACTGA
- a CDS encoding response regulator transcription factor yields MQVLLVEDDDSIAVPLVEGLARYGIVARHVGTGAEALAAPPVDLVLLDLGLPDIDGVDVCWELNRTRNVPVIMLTSRRGEAELVRGLEGGADDYLAKPFSLRELVARIRAVDRRSRAAAVQRAPVGVAAEPDVRTIGGLVIDRTTREVSVGGTPVPLAPKEYDLLAMLAARPGAVVLRQRLLEQVWATAEGRGKTLDFHIAALRKKLGDPAWIETRRGVGFRLVALG; encoded by the coding sequence ATGCAGGTGCTTCTGGTCGAGGACGACGACTCGATCGCGGTGCCGTTGGTGGAGGGCCTGGCGCGCTACGGCATCGTCGCACGTCACGTCGGCACCGGCGCCGAGGCGCTGGCCGCCCCACCGGTCGACCTGGTGTTGCTCGACCTCGGGCTGCCCGACATCGACGGCGTCGACGTGTGCTGGGAGCTCAACCGGACCCGCAACGTGCCGGTGATCATGCTCACCTCGCGGCGCGGGGAGGCCGAGCTGGTCCGCGGGCTGGAGGGCGGCGCCGACGACTACCTGGCGAAACCGTTCAGTCTGCGGGAGCTGGTGGCCCGGATCCGGGCCGTCGACCGGCGTTCCCGGGCGGCGGCGGTCCAGCGCGCCCCGGTGGGGGTGGCGGCCGAGCCCGACGTCCGCACCATCGGCGGCCTGGTCATCGACCGCACCACCCGCGAGGTCAGCGTCGGCGGGACCCCGGTGCCGCTGGCCCCTAAGGAGTACGACCTGCTGGCCATGCTCGCCGCCCGGCCCGGCGCGGTGGTGCTGCGGCAGCGACTGCTCGAGCAGGTGTGGGCGACCGCCGAGGGCCGCGGCAAGACGCTCGACTTCCACATCGCGGCGTTGCGGAAGAAGCTGGGCGATCCGGCCTGGATCGAGACCCGCCGCGGAGTGGGTTTCCGGCTGGTCGCGCTCGGCTGA